From a region of the Agrobacterium tumefaciens genome:
- a CDS encoding YggS family pyridoxal phosphate-dependent enzyme produces MEIEARLEDVRHRIADVAEKSGRKADDVTLVAVSKTFDAEAIEPVIDCGQRVFGENRVQEAQGKWPALKEKTPDIELHLIGPLQSNKAADAVELFDVIQGVDREKIARALAAECEKQGRHLRFYVQVNTGLEEQKAGIDPRETAAFVAFCRDELKMPVEGLMCIPPADENPGPHFALLAKLAAQCGLEKLSMGMSGDFETAVEFGATSVRVGSAIFGAR; encoded by the coding sequence ATGGAAATCGAAGCGCGCCTTGAAGATGTCAGGCACCGGATTGCGGATGTTGCTGAAAAATCCGGTCGCAAGGCGGATGATGTTACACTTGTTGCCGTTTCGAAGACTTTTGACGCTGAGGCGATTGAGCCGGTGATCGACTGTGGTCAGCGCGTTTTCGGTGAGAACCGTGTGCAGGAGGCGCAAGGCAAATGGCCGGCGCTGAAAGAGAAGACTCCTGATATCGAACTGCATCTGATCGGACCGCTGCAATCCAACAAGGCAGCAGACGCCGTGGAACTGTTCGACGTCATCCAGGGTGTCGATCGGGAAAAAATTGCCCGTGCTCTTGCTGCAGAATGCGAAAAGCAGGGACGACATCTTCGTTTTTATGTGCAGGTCAATACGGGGCTTGAAGAACAGAAAGCCGGTATCGATCCGCGCGAAACGGCAGCCTTTGTCGCTTTTTGTCGTGACGAATTGAAGATGCCGGTCGAGGGGCTGATGTGCATCCCCCCGGCAGATGAAAATCCTGGCCCGCATTTTGCGCTTTTGGCCAAGCTCGCCGCTCAGTGTGGCCTCGAGAAGCTTTCCATGGGCATGTCCGGCGATTTCGAGACAGCCGTGGAGTTTGGCGCAACCAGTGTTCGTGTCGGCTCAGCGATTTTCGGTGCTCGCTGA
- a CDS encoding DUF1013 domain-containing protein translates to MAQQLLMPKATAVWLVDNTALSFDQIATFCKLHPLEVKAIADGEAAQGIKGLDPIATGQLSRDEIVRAEGNPNHKLKLSEPKVRVPESKRRGPRYTPVSKRQDRPNAILWLVRNHAELKDAQISRLVGTTKSTIEQIRDRTHWNSANLTPMDPVTLGLCSQIDLDLEVERASRGRPLPTAEELDNTLQPAAATEGLNYSFQREEEEQIDADAVFRKLSSLKSTKTDEDEDDQY, encoded by the coding sequence ATGGCTCAACAATTGCTCATGCCAAAGGCGACCGCCGTATGGCTGGTTGATAACACCGCGCTGTCGTTCGATCAGATCGCTACGTTCTGCAAGCTGCATCCGCTCGAAGTGAAGGCAATTGCCGACGGTGAAGCCGCGCAGGGCATCAAGGGTCTCGACCCCATTGCAACCGGACAGCTTTCCCGTGACGAGATTGTCCGCGCTGAAGGCAATCCGAACCACAAGCTGAAACTTTCCGAGCCAAAGGTTCGCGTGCCGGAATCCAAGCGCCGTGGCCCGCGTTATACGCCGGTTTCCAAGCGTCAGGACCGTCCGAATGCCATTCTCTGGCTGGTCCGTAACCATGCTGAACTGAAGGACGCGCAGATTTCGCGCCTCGTTGGCACGACCAAGTCCACCATCGAGCAGATTCGCGATCGTACGCACTGGAACTCGGCCAACCTTACGCCGATGGACCCGGTAACGCTCGGTCTCTGCAGCCAGATCGATCTCGACCTTGAAGTCGAACGCGCATCGCGCGGCCGTCCGCTGCCAACTGCAGAAGAGCTGGACAACACGCTGCAGCCTGCAGCAGCGACCGAAGGCCTGAACTACAGCTTCCAGCGTGAAGAAGAAGAGCAGATCGACGCCGACGCCGTATTCAGAAAGCTGAGCTCGTTGAAGTCGACCAAGACCGACGAAGATGAGGACGATCAGTACTGA
- a CDS encoding fumarylacetoacetate hydrolase family protein — protein MTVAGPINATDILPEDFASALLVGRVWSKSEDGPCPVLLRDGVLYDLTSLAPTMAELLEKTDLVDLLADVSGFVALGTLDAFLDGSAGELLAPNDIQAVKAAGVTFADSMLERVIEEQAKGDPLRAQEIRVRLAPVLGDNLKGLEAGSEKAAEVKKLLQEMGLWSQYLEVGIGPDAEIFSKAQAMASVGCGALIGVHPKSQWNNPEPEVVLAITSDGRIIGATLGNDVNLRDFEGRSALLLSKAKDNNASCAIGPFIRLFDGKFSIEDVKQSQISLLVEGTDGFTMTGVSPMQAISRSPENLASQLLNRNHQYPDGAVFFLGTMFAPVKDRHGPGLGFTHAKGDRVEISTPKLGRLINWVTTTDECPEWTFGTTALMRNLAKRGLL, from the coding sequence ATGACCGTTGCTGGGCCAATCAACGCCACAGATATTTTGCCTGAAGATTTTGCGAGCGCCTTGCTGGTTGGTCGCGTCTGGTCAAAAAGCGAAGATGGGCCCTGCCCCGTGCTTCTGCGTGACGGCGTGCTTTATGATCTCACCTCGCTTGCTCCGACCATGGCCGAGCTTCTCGAAAAGACCGATCTGGTCGATCTGCTCGCCGACGTCAGCGGTTTCGTCGCACTCGGCACGCTCGACGCATTTCTCGACGGTTCGGCCGGTGAACTCCTTGCTCCGAACGATATTCAGGCGGTCAAGGCAGCTGGTGTAACCTTCGCCGACAGCATGCTGGAGCGCGTCATCGAAGAGCAGGCCAAAGGCGACCCGTTGCGCGCCCAGGAAATTCGTGTGCGTCTGGCGCCGGTTCTCGGCGACAACCTTAAGGGCCTCGAAGCCGGCTCCGAAAAAGCTGCCGAAGTGAAAAAGCTGCTTCAGGAAATGGGCCTCTGGTCGCAGTATCTTGAAGTTGGCATCGGCCCTGATGCGGAAATTTTCTCCAAGGCACAGGCCATGGCATCCGTCGGTTGCGGCGCCCTCATCGGCGTTCACCCGAAGTCGCAATGGAACAATCCTGAACCGGAAGTCGTCCTGGCCATTACGTCGGATGGACGCATCATCGGCGCAACATTGGGCAACGACGTCAATCTGCGTGATTTCGAAGGACGCTCCGCCCTGCTGCTCAGCAAGGCGAAGGACAACAATGCGTCCTGCGCAATCGGCCCCTTCATCCGTCTTTTTGACGGAAAGTTCAGCATCGAAGATGTCAAGCAGTCGCAGATCTCGCTTCTCGTCGAAGGCACGGATGGCTTCACGATGACGGGCGTCAGCCCGATGCAGGCAATCAGCCGCTCGCCGGAGAACCTGGCTTCGCAACTCTTGAACCGCAATCATCAGTATCCCGATGGCGCAGTATTCTTCCTCGGAACCATGTTTGCACCGGTCAAGGACCGGCATGGTCCCGGTCTCGGCTTCACCCACGCCAAGGGCGACCGCGTGGAAATTTCCACGCCGAAGCTCGGCAGGCTCATCAACTGGGTTACCACCACCGACGAGTGCCCCGAATGGACGTTCGGCACCACGGCTCTGATGCGCAATCTGGCCAAACGAGGGCTACTCTAA
- a CDS encoding TRAP transporter large permease subunit has translation MTLFVFVGSLLGAMAIGVPVAFSLMFCGVVLMAYMGMFNTQIIAQNMISGADTFTLLAIPFFILAGELMNSGGLSRRIIDFAIALVGHIRGGLGIVAIVAAIIMASISGSAAADTAALAAILIPMMAKAGYNIPRSGGLIAAGGIIAPVIPPSMAFIVFGVAANVSITQLFLAGIVPGILMGISLIIAWLIVVRKDNVQPLPRTTAKERLAATARAGWALGMPVIILGGIKAGIMTPTEAAVVAAAYALFVGMVIYRELKPADLFHVLLRAAKSTSIIMFLVCAALVSAWLITAANIPNEVAGYIEPLIDRPMLLMVVIMILVFVVGTALDLTPTILILTPVLMPIIKQAGIDPVYFGVLFIINNAIGLITPPVGVVLNVVSGVGRIPLGKVTIGVWPFLVAETIVLALLVIFPDIVMVPLQYLR, from the coding sequence ATGACACTTTTCGTTTTTGTCGGCTCTCTGCTGGGAGCTATGGCGATTGGCGTTCCCGTCGCATTCTCGCTGATGTTCTGTGGCGTCGTGCTCATGGCTTACATGGGCATGTTCAACACTCAGATCATTGCTCAGAACATGATCTCGGGCGCTGATACCTTCACGCTGCTGGCTATTCCCTTCTTCATTCTTGCCGGCGAACTGATGAACTCCGGCGGCCTTTCCCGCCGCATCATCGACTTCGCGATAGCTCTCGTCGGCCACATCCGCGGCGGTCTTGGTATCGTTGCAATCGTTGCCGCCATCATTATGGCCAGCATCTCCGGTTCGGCAGCAGCTGATACCGCAGCACTCGCGGCGATCCTGATCCCGATGATGGCAAAAGCCGGTTACAATATTCCGCGCTCCGGTGGTCTGATCGCCGCAGGCGGCATCATTGCTCCGGTCATCCCGCCGTCCATGGCCTTCATCGTTTTCGGCGTCGCCGCAAACGTCTCGATCACGCAGCTCTTCCTTGCCGGTATCGTTCCGGGCATCCTGATGGGTATCTCGCTGATCATCGCCTGGCTTATCGTCGTGCGTAAGGACAATGTTCAGCCGCTGCCAAGAACGACTGCGAAAGAACGTCTGGCTGCGACGGCTCGCGCCGGCTGGGCGCTCGGCATGCCGGTCATCATCCTCGGCGGCATCAAGGCCGGCATCATGACCCCGACCGAAGCCGCTGTCGTGGCCGCCGCCTACGCTCTGTTCGTCGGCATGGTGATCTACCGCGAACTGAAGCCTGCAGACCTCTTCCATGTTCTCCTGCGTGCCGCGAAAAGCACCTCGATCATCATGTTCCTGGTCTGCGCCGCGCTGGTTTCCGCATGGCTTATCACCGCTGCCAACATTCCAAACGAAGTTGCAGGCTATATCGAGCCGCTGATCGACCGCCCGATGCTCCTGATGGTCGTCATCATGATCCTCGTCTTCGTCGTCGGCACCGCACTCGACCTGACGCCGACCATCCTGATCCTGACACCTGTTTTGATGCCAATCATCAAACAGGCAGGTATCGATCCGGTCTACTTTGGCGTACTCTTCATCATCAACAACGCCATCGGCCTGATTACCCCTCCGGTTGGCGTCGTGCTGAACGTCGTCAGCGGCGTGGGACGCATTCCGCTGGGCAAGGTAACGATCGGCGTTTGGCCGTTCCTTGTAGCCGAAACCATTGTCCTGGCGTTGCTCGTCATCTTCCCGGACATCGTTATGGTTCCGCTGCAGTATCTCCGTTAA
- a CDS encoding FadR family transcriptional regulator yields MTLEFNQIHRNDHLPGRIAAEIAREINDSKLGPGDRLPTEHVLARTFGVSRSVIREAIAQLRNEGFVETRQGVGAFVTDPRQRLSIRIERSRLNDPENFRDLFQLRMPLEIEAAGLAALHRSPEQLTRLAEALQGMRTAEDWSKDGVAADLDFHRILAEATQNEYFLMFLGFIAERISSAINIAFSRAIFGEILEITIAEHVAIYDAVAASDATAAKNAMRKHLIGAASRVNLELDLF; encoded by the coding sequence ATGACGCTGGAGTTCAATCAGATACATCGCAACGATCACCTTCCCGGCCGCATTGCCGCGGAGATCGCCCGCGAAATCAACGATTCGAAACTTGGACCGGGTGACAGATTGCCCACCGAGCATGTACTGGCCAGAACCTTTGGTGTCAGCCGATCGGTTATTCGCGAAGCCATTGCGCAACTGCGCAATGAGGGTTTTGTTGAAACACGGCAAGGTGTCGGCGCGTTTGTCACCGATCCCAGGCAGCGCCTTTCCATTCGCATCGAACGGTCCCGGCTGAACGACCCGGAAAACTTCAGGGATCTCTTTCAGCTTCGTATGCCGCTGGAGATTGAGGCTGCCGGCCTTGCGGCGCTTCATAGAAGCCCCGAACAATTGACGCGGCTTGCAGAGGCCTTGCAAGGAATGCGGACAGCCGAAGACTGGAGCAAGGACGGCGTGGCGGCCGATCTCGACTTCCACCGCATTCTCGCCGAGGCGACCCAGAATGAATATTTCCTGATGTTTCTTGGCTTTATTGCCGAACGCATCAGCTCTGCGATCAATATCGCGTTCTCCCGTGCAATATTTGGCGAAATCCTCGAAATCACCATCGCCGAACACGTTGCCATCTACGACGCGGTCGCCGCTTCCGATGCGACGGCGGCCAAAAACGCCATGCGCAAGCATCTTATCGGCGCAGCAAGTCGAGTGAACCTGGAACTCGACCTATTCTGA
- a CDS encoding FAD-binding oxidoreductase, with translation MQNVIENDLTEVRFSLKNMLGEGMLLTAEEDMARYCRDWHGDVTSSAVAVIRPRSTEEVSAAVRACAELKLAIIPQGGNTGLVLGATPDAPAGQVVISLERMNAIRTIDSDDFSAVVEAGCILSEFKDAVEDKGMFFPLSLGAQGSCRIGGNVSTNAGGINVLRYGMTRELVLGLEVVLPDGTIWNGLSTLRKDNRGIDLKQLFIGAEGTLGIITAVAVKLYPNPEHVETALLGLNSLDDAIKLYRRARRECCDLMSAFEFMPPVAFTLAIEAIPDLKMPIAADYPAYVLMEISGSGLVDTADLMGRFLEGVMEDGLVLDGVIASSRAQAQQLWLFREGMNEGQALRGAHMRTDISVPLSKLSAFVAEAEAELADRLPECLAVSYGHVGDGNVHLNVLPPNGSTPDERTALIYKSKTIVNEVLDRYVGSISAEHGIGRLKRGDFESRLSDVQRQMITNLKSAFDPDLRMNPGCQISLSADS, from the coding sequence ATGCAGAACGTGATCGAGAACGACCTGACGGAAGTGCGGTTCTCGTTGAAAAACATGCTGGGAGAAGGAATGCTTCTGACGGCAGAGGAGGATATGGCCCGTTACTGCCGTGACTGGCACGGGGACGTGACGAGTTCGGCGGTCGCCGTCATTCGTCCGCGTTCGACGGAAGAAGTCTCTGCTGCCGTTCGCGCCTGCGCTGAATTGAAACTTGCCATCATTCCCCAAGGCGGCAACACCGGATTGGTTCTGGGCGCAACACCCGACGCACCTGCAGGACAGGTCGTCATCAGCCTCGAGCGCATGAATGCCATCCGCACCATCGACAGCGACGATTTTTCCGCAGTCGTGGAAGCCGGATGCATCCTCTCGGAATTCAAGGACGCCGTCGAAGACAAGGGCATGTTCTTTCCGCTGTCACTGGGAGCCCAGGGTAGCTGCCGCATCGGTGGCAACGTCTCAACCAATGCCGGCGGTATCAACGTGCTGCGCTACGGCATGACGCGCGAACTGGTTCTCGGCCTCGAAGTTGTTTTGCCGGACGGCACGATCTGGAACGGCCTGTCCACATTGCGCAAGGACAATCGCGGCATTGATCTCAAGCAACTGTTCATCGGCGCGGAAGGAACGCTTGGCATCATTACCGCCGTTGCGGTCAAACTCTATCCGAACCCTGAACACGTCGAGACAGCGCTGCTGGGCCTTAATTCGCTTGATGACGCCATCAAGCTTTATCGCCGCGCGCGCCGTGAATGCTGTGACCTGATGTCGGCTTTTGAATTCATGCCGCCTGTGGCCTTCACACTGGCGATCGAAGCCATTCCCGACCTCAAGATGCCGATTGCAGCAGATTATCCCGCCTATGTGCTGATGGAGATTTCCGGTTCGGGTCTGGTCGACACGGCCGATCTGATGGGACGTTTCCTTGAAGGTGTCATGGAAGACGGTCTGGTGCTGGACGGCGTCATTGCCTCATCCCGTGCGCAGGCGCAGCAGCTCTGGCTGTTCCGCGAAGGCATGAACGAGGGCCAGGCCCTGCGCGGCGCGCATATGCGCACCGACATTTCCGTGCCGCTTTCGAAGCTCTCGGCCTTCGTAGCCGAAGCTGAAGCCGAACTGGCGGATCGACTGCCAGAATGCCTTGCCGTGTCTTATGGGCATGTCGGAGACGGCAATGTTCACCTGAACGTTCTGCCGCCGAACGGCTCGACGCCGGACGAACGAACAGCGCTCATCTACAAATCCAAAACCATCGTCAATGAGGTGCTGGATCGTTACGTCGGCAGCATCAGTGCCGAGCATGGCATCGGCCGCCTGAAGCGCGGCGACTTTGAAAGCCGCCTGTCCGACGTGCAGCGCCAGATGATCACCAACCTGAAATCCGCGTTTGACCCCGATTTGCGTATGAATCCCGGTTGCCAGATCAGCCTTTCGGCGGATAGCTAA
- a CDS encoding TRAP transporter substrate-binding protein, with the protein MRKLLLTTTAIAFAVGASAPAMAEFSSRNIRVSNGINADHPVGNGIKAMQACLDDKSGGKLKLTAFWGGALGGDLQATQALRSGVQEAVVTSSSPLVGLIPALGVFDLPFLFSNAQEADAVMDGEFGNMMNKKLEEQGLVNLAYWENGFRNLSNSKHAVNKWEDFSGLKVRVMQNNIFLDTFQNLGANATPMAFGEVFSALETNAIDAQENPYVTIDTSKFYEVQKYITETNHAYTPFLFLFSKPIFDSYAPEEQAALRECAAVGRDEERKVIRDLNQKSLEKIKAAGLEVNTLSAEEQARIREKSMVVYEKHKAEIGADVVDAVLADLKKIRGQ; encoded by the coding sequence ATGAGAAAGCTTCTTCTGACCACCACTGCAATCGCTTTCGCCGTTGGCGCATCAGCACCTGCGATGGCTGAATTCAGCAGCCGCAACATCCGTGTTTCGAACGGCATCAATGCCGACCACCCGGTCGGCAACGGCATCAAGGCGATGCAGGCTTGCCTCGACGACAAGTCGGGCGGCAAGCTGAAACTGACGGCATTCTGGGGCGGCGCTCTCGGCGGCGATCTTCAGGCAACCCAGGCGCTGCGCTCCGGCGTTCAGGAAGCCGTTGTGACGTCCTCGTCGCCGCTCGTTGGCCTGATCCCGGCTCTCGGCGTGTTCGACCTGCCGTTCCTGTTCTCCAACGCTCAGGAAGCTGACGCCGTTATGGACGGTGAGTTCGGCAACATGATGAACAAGAAGCTGGAAGAGCAGGGTCTCGTAAACCTGGCTTACTGGGAAAACGGTTTCCGCAACCTGTCGAACTCCAAGCACGCTGTTAACAAGTGGGAAGATTTCTCCGGCTTGAAGGTTCGCGTGATGCAGAACAATATCTTCCTTGACACCTTCCAGAACCTCGGTGCCAACGCAACGCCGATGGCTTTCGGCGAAGTCTTCTCCGCACTTGAAACCAACGCAATCGACGCGCAGGAAAACCCCTACGTCACGATCGATACGTCCAAGTTCTACGAAGTCCAGAAGTACATCACGGAAACGAACCACGCTTACACGCCGTTCCTGTTCCTCTTCTCCAAGCCGATCTTCGACAGCTACGCTCCTGAAGAGCAGGCTGCCCTGCGCGAGTGCGCGGCCGTTGGCCGTGACGAAGAGCGCAAGGTCATCCGCGATCTGAACCAGAAGTCCCTGGAAAAGATCAAGGCTGCCGGCCTCGAAGTGAACACGCTGTCGGCTGAAGAGCAGGCCCGTATCCGCGAAAAGTCGATGGTCGTTTACGAAAAGCACAAGGCTGAAATCGGCGCTGACGTCGTTGACGCCGTTCTCGCGGACCTGAAGAAGATCCGCGGTCAGTAA
- a CDS encoding TRAP transporter small permease, translating into MQKTINLFYRILEIILVLLLAGMSIMVFVNVVMRYTMNSGINVSEELSRYFFVWLTFIGAVLTFRENSHMGIETLVMFLSRRARVFCMIISNIIILVCSAIFFWGTWKQSGINASMHAPVTKLSMIWVYGVGMFTGGLMFIIALERLYRYLTGRVTDDEVAQFAGENLTIEQLSER; encoded by the coding sequence ATGCAAAAGACAATCAATCTCTTTTACCGGATTCTCGAAATCATTCTCGTCTTGCTGCTGGCCGGCATGTCGATCATGGTCTTCGTGAACGTTGTCATGCGTTACACGATGAATTCCGGTATCAACGTGTCGGAAGAGTTGTCGCGCTATTTCTTCGTGTGGCTGACCTTTATCGGTGCCGTTCTCACCTTTCGCGAGAACAGCCACATGGGCATCGAAACGCTCGTCATGTTCCTGTCGCGACGCGCACGCGTCTTCTGCATGATCATCTCGAACATCATCATTCTTGTCTGTTCCGCCATTTTCTTCTGGGGAACCTGGAAGCAGTCCGGCATCAACGCCAGCATGCACGCCCCCGTAACCAAGCTCTCAATGATCTGGGTCTACGGCGTTGGCATGTTTACCGGCGGCCTGATGTTCATCATCGCGCTCGAACGCCTCTACCGTTATCTCACGGGCCGCGTGACCGATGATGAAGTCGCCCAGTTTGCGGGCGAGAACCTGACGATCGAACAGCTTTCGGAGCGCTGA
- the acs gene encoding acetate--CoA ligase: MSAKIYPVLKSAKARTLIDNERYQKWYQESVEDPEKFWDKHGRRIDWFKPYTKVKNTSFRGRVPIKWFEDGLTNVSYNCIDRHLKTHGERTAIIWEGDNPYIDKKITYNQLYDYVCRLANVLKKHGVKKGDRVTIYMPMIPEAAYAMLACARIGAIHSVVFGGFSPEALAGRIVDCQSTFVITCDEGVRGGKPIPLKENTDKAIDIAAKQYVIVNKVLVVRRTGGKTGWAPGRDVWYHQEIATVKPDCPPVKMRAEDPLFILYTSGSTGKPKGVLHTTGGYLVYTSMTHEYVFDYKDGEVYWCTADVGWVTGHSYIVYGPLANCATTLMFEGVPNFPDQGRFWEVIDKHKVNIFYTAPTALRSLMGAGDQFVTRSSRSSIRLLGTVGEPINPEAWEWYYHVVGEDKSPIVDTWWQTETGGILISPLPGATDLKPGSATRPFFGVQPQLVDAEGNVLEGPADGNLCITDSWPGQSRSVYGDHQRFIDTYFSTYKGKYFTGDGCRRDEDGYYWITGRVDDVLNVSGHRLGTAEVESALVSHHLVSEAAVVGYPHAIKGQGIYCYVTLMAGQNGDYALREELVKHVRNEIGPVATPDKIQFAPGLPKTRSGKIMRRILRKIAEDDFGALGDTSTLADPAVVEDLIANRQNRLAAS, translated from the coding sequence ATGTCTGCCAAAATCTATCCGGTGCTCAAGTCGGCAAAGGCCCGTACGCTCATTGACAACGAGCGCTACCAGAAATGGTATCAGGAGAGCGTCGAGGACCCGGAAAAGTTCTGGGACAAGCACGGTCGGCGGATCGACTGGTTCAAGCCATATACCAAGGTCAAGAACACCTCGTTTCGCGGGCGCGTGCCGATCAAGTGGTTTGAGGACGGTCTTACCAACGTTTCTTACAACTGTATCGACCGGCATCTGAAGACGCATGGCGAACGTACCGCGATCATCTGGGAAGGCGACAATCCCTATATCGACAAGAAGATCACCTACAATCAGCTTTATGATTACGTCTGCCGTCTTGCGAACGTCCTGAAGAAGCATGGCGTCAAAAAGGGTGACCGCGTTACCATCTATATGCCGATGATCCCGGAGGCAGCTTATGCGATGCTGGCTTGCGCGCGTATCGGCGCCATTCATTCCGTGGTTTTCGGTGGTTTCTCGCCCGAAGCGCTGGCGGGCCGCATCGTCGATTGCCAGTCGACGTTCGTTATCACCTGCGATGAAGGCGTGCGTGGTGGCAAGCCGATCCCGCTGAAGGAAAATACCGATAAGGCGATCGACATTGCGGCGAAGCAATATGTTATCGTCAACAAGGTTCTGGTGGTCCGCCGCACCGGCGGGAAGACCGGCTGGGCACCCGGCCGCGATGTCTGGTACCATCAGGAAATTGCCACCGTGAAACCGGATTGCCCGCCCGTGAAGATGAGGGCGGAAGATCCGCTTTTCATTCTTTATACGTCCGGCTCCACCGGCAAACCAAAGGGCGTTCTGCACACGACGGGCGGATATCTCGTCTATACCTCGATGACGCACGAATATGTGTTCGATTACAAGGATGGAGAGGTCTACTGGTGTACGGCCGACGTTGGCTGGGTGACCGGACATTCCTATATCGTATACGGACCGCTGGCGAACTGCGCGACAACGCTGATGTTCGAGGGCGTGCCCAATTTCCCGGATCAGGGACGTTTCTGGGAGGTGATCGACAAGCACAAGGTCAATATCTTCTATACGGCGCCAACAGCTTTGCGTTCGCTGATGGGCGCGGGTGACCAGTTTGTCACGCGCTCGTCGCGCTCCAGCATCCGTCTGCTCGGCACCGTGGGCGAGCCGATCAACCCGGAAGCCTGGGAGTGGTATTACCACGTCGTCGGTGAGGACAAGAGCCCGATCGTCGATACATGGTGGCAGACGGAGACTGGTGGTATCCTGATTTCGCCTCTGCCGGGTGCGACCGATCTGAAGCCCGGATCGGCGACACGACCGTTCTTTGGCGTACAGCCACAGCTTGTCGACGCGGAAGGCAACGTTCTGGAAGGCCCGGCCGACGGGAACCTGTGCATCACCGACAGTTGGCCCGGTCAGTCGCGCAGTGTCTATGGCGATCACCAGCGTTTCATCGACACCTACTTCTCCACTTACAAGGGCAAGTATTTCACCGGCGATGGCTGCCGTCGCGACGAGGACGGATATTACTGGATTACCGGCCGCGTCGACGATGTGCTCAACGTATCTGGCCACCGACTTGGCACAGCGGAAGTGGAATCGGCGCTGGTGTCGCACCATCTGGTTTCGGAAGCGGCGGTTGTCGGTTATCCGCATGCCATCAAGGGGCAGGGCATCTATTGCTATGTGACGCTGATGGCCGGACAGAACGGTGACTATGCGCTTCGCGAGGAACTGGTGAAACACGTGCGCAATGAGATCGGGCCGGTCGCCACGCCTGACAAGATCCAGTTCGCACCCGGTCTGCCGAAGACACGCTCCGGCAAGATCATGCGCCGTATTCTCAGAAAAATCGCCGAAGACGATTTCGGAGCCTTGGGAGACACCTCGACACTTGCCGATCCTGCTGTGGTCGAAGATCTCATCGCCAACCGGCAGAACCGGCTGGCGGCGTCCTGA